The Candidatus Thermoplasmatota archaeon DNA window CAAAGCAGGTAATGAAGCGACAGACGAGCAAGAAATCTGGATTTTTAACATCTAAGCTTGTTACTTCAATCCGAACTCTTCCAGTTTCATTCTCTTCTTTTCTCTGTCAAGGAAGTGATATACCGTCGAGTGGTTGGAACCGTTTAAGAGCATCTCAACGGCCCTGCTGGCAACATCCATGCCTTCTATTTTGCCTATTATGCCAATGGTTGTTCCGTAAACCGAAAGCTTTACCCCGGTTGCGTTCTCTATTGCCGCCCTTGTTTTTCCCTCTTTTCCTATTATACGTCCCGCAATGCGGTGCACGTTTTTGACTTTTTTTCCAACAAAATTCCTCATGTCCAGCAGCTCAAAGTAATAATTTTCATCGAAAAGCAGCATGGCACGATTGGGGGAAAAACCACGGCCTATGGCCTTTACGACATTCTGTGAATCGAGTTCCACAACGGCATTCTCACCTGTTATACTAACATCACCACTTTTCGAATCTATATCCAATTTCACGCCATGTCCTTCAATCTTCTTTTTCACTTCCCCATTTTTTCCTACGAGTACTGCCACCCTTTCAACAGGTACCTTCACAAATCTCATGTTTTCTCCCCCAAAATTTGTTTGAGTATATTGTTCTTATCAATATCAAAAAATTTTCTGAAAAATTTCACAATATTGGTTACGTCCCTCTCAAGAAATAGCCCCGCCATCGGATTTTTGGTCGTTACTGCCTGCCCAACGTCTATAATAACCGGCTCTTTATGGAATAGGATATTATATTCCGAAAGGTCAGCATGAACAAGATGGGCTTTTTTGTACATCAAAGAAATGTTTTTTATCACATCATTGAAAACTTCCTCCGGCTTTTCTATTTTCGCATTCT harbors:
- a CDS encoding KH domain-containing protein, whose amino-acid sequence is MRFVKVPVERVAVLVGKNGEVKKKIEGHGVKLDIDSKSGDVSITGENAVVELDSQNVVKAIGRGFSPNRAMLLFDENYYFELLDMRNFVGKKVKNVHRIAGRIIGKEGKTRAAIENATGVKLSVYGTTIGIIGKIEGMDVASRAVEMLLNGSNHSTVYHFLDREKKRMKLEEFGLK